The nucleotide window TCGTCAGCAATATTTTTTACGTTCTCTTTCGAAAGCCCGATGTAGCGACTGATTCCAGAGTTTAGTGCTTTAAGTGCTTCCAGCTTTTCTTTATAGCCTATATTTGCAAGCTGCGCGCGACGTATCACCGCTGCTTCATTTGAATTTTTTGTTGAATCAAATTCTTTAAGCTGTTTTGCAAGCTCAGCACTGAGCTCAAGCAATGCATCGTGTCCTGCACCAGAAAGTGCAGCCTTGTGCACCATGGTAATGCTGCTTTCTAAATGAGAAAGCCTGACAAGGGCATCATAATTTTTTGATAACCGTCGTTCACCATCAATACCAAAAAAGACAAGAGCTCCCATGAGCCCTAATAATAAAACATATCCGGTGACGAGCTTAAATCCTATTCGCATGAAATACTCCGAAGATAAAAATGCATCGCCGATATGTACCCAAGTTCTCAAACTTCGGCAAACAGAAGGTTTCACCCAATAGAACCCAAATAGAAAAATAAAATCCCATGCACGATGGTTCTCATACACGGGATTTTAATGTTCGTATGCTTTTGGGTGCAGCAATTGAACAAAAAGTAATTTTTTATCAGTCAGCTATAAGAACATTTGATTCTGTATTCATACTCGCAGTGAGGTCTGCAAAAACTTTTAAGTACTCAGTAGACGCTGTCACTTCATATACATCTTGAAGTTTACGCATCTGCCGCAGCATTTGGTCAAGTCTTCCATCCTCGTTTACCAGCAGCCAAATACGGCTTGTGGCACTGTCTGCAACCGGCAGACACAAAATAGCTTCAACGTTAAATGCCCGTCGTGAAAACAAACCTGTAACGTGTGCCATCACTCCCGGATGGTTGTTCACCAGAATATCAAGAACAGTATGTGCATGATTAGCCATTTGTATCGCCTCCGATCATTATGCGGTTCGCAGCCCCTGGAGGAACCATCGGCAAAACCTTTTCTTCTCTGCTCACTGGCATGTGAATGAGACATGGTCCTGTGGTCGCTAATGCTTCTGCCAAAATTTCTTCACTGCAATTTTCTGCCAAATCGACCACCTTCCAACCGAATCCGCGTACAATTGCACCGTAATCCAATGCGATAGGATATTCTGAAGAGAAGCAGTTGCCGTTGAAGAATAATTCCTGCTGCTGATGTACTAAACCAAGACACTGGTTGTTGAACAACACCACTGTAACATCAACACGATGCTCAGCAGCTGTTGCAAGCTCCTGTATATTCATCAAAATACTGCCGTCACCACTGAAACAGATAACTTTTTTATCCGGCGCAGCAAGTGCAGCACCAATTGCTACAGGCAAACCAAAACCCATTGTACCCAGTCCGCCTGAGGTCAGCCATTGGCGACCGCCTGTAAACGGATAACTCTGTGCGGTCC belongs to Halodesulfovibrio sp. MK-HDV and includes:
- the ilvN gene encoding acetolactate synthase small subunit: MANHAHTVLDILVNNHPGVMAHVTGLFSRRAFNVEAILCLPVADSATSRIWLLVNEDGRLDQMLRQMRKLQDVYEVTASTEYLKVFADLTASMNTESNVLIAD